The Nitrososphaerota archaeon genome has a segment encoding these proteins:
- a CDS encoding DEAD/DEAH box helicase, whose amino-acid sequence MSAVQDLESSVLAKFKELGWEKLTPIQQKAYPVILRRKNALLVAPTGSGKTEAAVVPVLTTLASEGKKNGIRAVYITPLRALNRDIFRRIIKYAEMSGLKAQVRHGDTPQSQRARMLLDPPDLLITTPETLVILLTSKRSRDLLASAQWTIIDELHELVGNERGTHLSVSLERLERVSGKPVTRIGLSATVGDIDSAAKFLAGTHRTSAILIDHSIRKYDIECINVGGTLADVADKILSLVQKLGSNNSTLVFTNTRDEAESLGAVLKAKSPHIPVEVHHGSLSRDIREEAESKLRAGEAGIVVCTSSLELGLDIGNVNLVVQIGSARQATKLIQRVGRSRHRIGEVAKGILLAHREDDELESLALIDRIDEGDLEPLDIHQNAMDVVAHHATGMTIEKGRVPVEEVQDIVSSAYPFRNLNAEDVKQCLELLDRHAVARFDGEVLRKGPRTFEYYYENISMIPDIMQFEVTDITTKRKVGKLDQIFVGEYGEPGRSFVLRASSWRIVSVDDDKKVVHVEPMFKDLTTIPYWMGELIPVDYGTAVRVGKLRNSILAGIEKRASEKQKKRLEDSKKILSAVPDENTVVIERMVGSGSIVVHACFGSKVNQTLATILSTLLSSKLGFLIEARSDAYRIVLTGQGSIAPKQVGDVLKEDFDIESVLSVAVLGTHPLNWKTWYVAKRFGVIDKDSQYDRRAARLIQERYAKTPLYREVFRELLLEKYDLKRSMKIIEKFKNGNIKVVEKDVKEFSPLANPILDYVSGFAALPVNVEKSILDLVEERLQSTRNRLVCMSCGRWESVVKTNELKEPIMCPICRSRLIACTYVGDLDLAKIVNKKKNGKNLGPEEEHHFKRCWKTSSLLQNFGIKAVFALSGFGIGPDTAARVLRKSLSQEEFLKNIYIAEKTYVTTRGFWDN is encoded by the coding sequence ATGTCTGCGGTTCAGGATTTAGAAAGTTCAGTATTAGCGAAGTTCAAGGAGCTTGGATGGGAGAAACTCACCCCGATCCAGCAGAAAGCATATCCAGTAATCTTAAGAAGGAAAAACGCTCTTCTGGTGGCACCTACTGGCTCTGGGAAGACCGAGGCAGCAGTTGTACCAGTTTTAACTACTTTAGCTTCAGAGGGCAAGAAAAATGGCATAAGGGCCGTTTACATAACTCCTTTGCGTGCTCTAAACAGGGACATTTTCAGGAGAATCATCAAGTATGCAGAGATGTCAGGATTAAAGGCACAAGTACGGCATGGAGATACGCCCCAATCGCAGAGGGCAAGGATGTTGCTAGACCCTCCAGACCTTCTGATAACTACGCCTGAAACATTGGTGATCTTGCTGACGAGCAAGCGCTCTAGAGATTTATTGGCTTCTGCTCAATGGACGATCATAGATGAACTGCACGAACTGGTAGGAAATGAAAGAGGCACTCATCTATCAGTAAGCCTTGAAAGGCTGGAGAGGGTTTCTGGAAAACCCGTTACCAGAATCGGGTTATCTGCAACCGTAGGCGATATCGACTCGGCAGCAAAATTCCTTGCTGGTACGCACAGAACTTCTGCTATACTGATAGACCACTCTATAAGAAAATACGACATAGAGTGCATCAATGTCGGAGGGACGCTTGCAGATGTAGCAGATAAGATTCTGAGTCTGGTTCAAAAGCTAGGCAGCAATAACAGCACACTGGTCTTCACCAATACAAGAGATGAAGCGGAATCTTTGGGAGCGGTTCTAAAGGCAAAATCTCCACATATACCTGTAGAGGTGCATCATGGCTCTCTCTCTAGAGACATAAGGGAAGAAGCGGAATCCAAACTCAGGGCTGGAGAGGCCGGAATAGTAGTCTGCACATCTTCTCTCGAACTAGGTCTCGATATTGGGAATGTCAACCTTGTCGTACAGATAGGCTCTGCAAGGCAAGCAACCAAATTGATACAACGAGTAGGAAGGAGTAGACACAGGATTGGAGAAGTCGCCAAAGGAATACTGTTGGCTCATAGAGAAGACGACGAATTAGAATCTTTGGCGCTGATTGACAGGATTGATGAGGGGGACCTTGAACCACTTGACATCCACCAAAATGCTATGGATGTGGTTGCCCACCACGCAACTGGTATGACTATAGAAAAGGGAAGGGTTCCAGTAGAAGAAGTTCAGGACATAGTTTCAAGTGCATATCCGTTTAGAAACCTGAATGCCGAGGATGTTAAGCAGTGCTTAGAATTACTGGATAGGCATGCCGTTGCAAGGTTCGATGGGGAGGTTCTCCGCAAAGGCCCACGAACCTTCGAATACTACTACGAAAACATTTCAATGATACCTGACATTATGCAATTTGAAGTAACCGACATTACGACCAAGAGAAAGGTTGGAAAACTGGACCAGATATTTGTGGGTGAATACGGGGAGCCCGGGCGCTCTTTCGTGCTGAGAGCAAGTTCTTGGAGGATAGTTTCAGTTGATGATGACAAGAAGGTCGTCCATGTCGAGCCCATGTTCAAGGATCTGACGACCATACCATACTGGATGGGAGAACTAATCCCGGTTGACTATGGTACTGCAGTAAGAGTTGGTAAGCTCCGGAATTCGATACTAGCAGGGATAGAAAAAAGGGCCAGCGAGAAACAGAAGAAGAGGCTTGAGGATTCAAAGAAAATTCTCAGTGCCGTTCCTGATGAAAACACAGTTGTAATAGAAAGAATGGTAGGCTCTGGCTCTATCGTCGTTCATGCCTGCTTTGGCTCCAAAGTAAACCAGACTCTAGCGACTATACTCTCTACATTGCTATCATCAAAATTGGGATTCCTGATTGAGGCGAGATCTGATGCCTACAGAATTGTGCTTACGGGGCAGGGTAGTATAGCTCCAAAGCAGGTAGGCGATGTTCTTAAGGAAGATTTTGACATCGAGTCCGTACTTTCCGTTGCAGTTTTAGGAACACATCCACTGAACTGGAAGACATGGTATGTTGCAAAGAGGTTTGGTGTCATAGACAAGGATTCCCAATATGATAGAAGGGCCGCAAGGTTGATCCAAGAAAGGTATGCAAAGACTCCGCTCTACAGGGAAGTATTCAGAGAATTATTGCTAGAGAAATATGATCTTAAGCGGTCTATGAAGATTATAGAGAAGTTCAAGAACGGCAACATTAAGGTCGTAGAGAAAGATGTTAAGGAGTTTTCTCCTTTGGCGAACCCCATACTAGACTATGTTTCCGGCTTTGCTGCGCTTCCTGTAAATGTAGAAAAGAGTATACTTGATTTAGTTGAAGAGAGGTTACAGAGTACCAGAAACAGACTTGTCTGTATGAGCTGCGGACGGTGGGAATCTGTTGTTAAAACAAATGAGCTGAAAGAGCCAATCATGTGCCCTATCTGCCGATCGCGCCTAATAGCTTGCACCTATGTTGGCGATCTAGATTTGGCTAAAATTGTAAACAAAAAGAAAAATGGGAAGAATCTTGGGCCAGAAGAAGAACACCATTTCAAAAGATGCTGGAAGACATCCTCGCTTCTGCAGAACTTTGGTATAAAAGCGGTCTTTGCGTTATCTGGGTTCGGGATAGGCCCTGATACCGCCGCAAGAGTTCTGAGGAAGAGTTTGAGCCAAGAGGAGTTTCTGAAGAATATCTACATAGCAGAAAAGACCTATGTCACGACAAGAGGTTTCTGGGACAATTAG
- the pyrB gene encoding aspartate carbamoyltransferase, producing the protein MANPFYEKDVITVKDFGRSDFEYLFETVDKIGKLEDDKRRKLLEGKILGLLFFEPSTRTRISFEAAMAALGGSHIGFHEPHSSSVEKGENLADTIRTMECYADLLVLRHPSDGAAKFASEVALKPVINAGSGTEEHPTQAMLDLYTILKEKGTIDDLNIAIVGDLKYGRTVYSLLYALAQYSPQLHLVSPPQLKVRKEALYTVNSKGKTSEHENLAEIIETLDVLYVTRIQKERFPDLQEYEKVRGSYLINNELLKKAKDDLIVLHPLPRLDEISSEIDDMKQAKYFKQTYYGKIVREALLGLILKKDF; encoded by the coding sequence TTGGCTAACCCCTTCTATGAGAAGGATGTGATAACCGTCAAAGATTTTGGCCGCTCCGATTTTGAATACCTCTTTGAAACTGTAGATAAGATTGGGAAGCTTGAAGATGATAAAAGGAGAAAACTATTGGAAGGCAAAATACTCGGGCTGCTTTTCTTCGAGCCAAGCACAAGAACGAGGATAAGCTTTGAGGCAGCAATGGCAGCACTTGGGGGGAGCCATATAGGTTTTCACGAACCTCACTCTTCTTCAGTGGAGAAGGGTGAAAATCTCGCAGACACTATCAGAACGATGGAGTGTTATGCAGATCTTTTGGTGCTTAGACACCCAAGTGATGGTGCAGCAAAGTTCGCCTCAGAAGTAGCCTTAAAGCCGGTAATCAATGCGGGAAGCGGAACGGAAGAGCATCCTACTCAGGCAATGCTCGATCTGTATACTATTTTGAAGGAGAAGGGTACAATAGACGATTTGAACATAGCAATAGTAGGCGATCTAAAATACGGAAGAACTGTATATTCACTGTTGTACGCACTCGCGCAATATTCTCCTCAACTGCACCTAGTCTCTCCTCCTCAACTGAAAGTAAGGAAGGAAGCACTCTACACTGTAAACTCAAAGGGTAAAACGTCCGAGCATGAAAACCTCGCAGAGATAATAGAAACCTTGGACGTTCTATATGTCACAAGAATACAGAAGGAGAGATTCCCAGACCTGCAGGAATATGAAAAGGTCAGAGGTTCTTATCTAATAAACAACGAACTGCTCAAAAAGGCCAAAGATGATCTGATAGTCTTGCACCCTCTACCAAGGCTAGACGAAATCTCATCAGAGATTGATGATATGAAACAGGCAAAATACTTCAAGCAGACGTATTATGGAAAAATTGTGAGAGAGGCTCTTTTAGGCCTCATCTTGAAGAAGGACTTTTAG
- a CDS encoding adenosylcobalamin-dependent ribonucleoside-diphosphate reductase: MQVETVPQNGLKIPRMFTKPGEGPFTGIEWEKRSSMIKNPDGSTVFQMSNVEVPKFWSQVATDVLAQKYFRKTGVPQLDSHGKPVMKEGKPVLGAETSAKQIVRRLAGCWRYWGERYRYFASAEDAQSFEDEIAYMLIRQFAAPNSPQWFNTGLHWAYGITGPAQGHYYVDPDSKELKESQDAYSRPQVHACFIQSVKDDLVNEGGIMDLWTKEARIFKYGSGTGSNFSNLRGKGEKLSGGGISSGVMSFLKIGDATAGSIKSGGTTRRAAKMVILDIDHPEIEDFIDWKHKEEQKARILIAGGLPADYEGEAYQTVSGQNSNNSVRVPNSFMQAVIDDGNWELIWRTDRSVAKTVKATYLWGKIGQAAWACADPGLQFDDIINEWHTCPSSGRQRASNPCSEYMFLDDTACNLASLNLMKFYNVETRKFEVEPFKHAARLWTIVLEISVLMSQAPSRDIALGTYNFRTLGLGYTNLGTLLMMQGIPYDSDEGRSICAAVTSLMTGESYATSAELAKFLGPFAEFEKNREHMLRVIRNHRRAAYNADAAEYEGLTITPPKFDSHTVQQDLISGALDSWDRALELGRKHGYRNAQTTLIAPTGTISLVMDCDTTGIEPEFAVVKFKKLAGGGYFKIINRSISPALKNLGYNDLEIRDVITYVMGRNGFRGAPYINDITLIQKGLTPQDLAKIEAILPTIFDLRHAFSVHYLGKETLERLGFTSAQYNDSKIDMLKGMGFSEEEIRAADEYVCGTQTLEGAPHLKEGHYAVFDCANKCGKIGRRFIPWSGHLKMMAAAQPFLSGSISKTINMPNDAAVEDVEDAYMEAWKLMLKSIAIYRDGSKASQPLSSKSATAVELRKPVRRRLPDERKSITHKFKVGDQEGYITAGLYEDGTPGEIFVKIAKEGSALAGLMDALSIGVSIGLQYGVPLNVYVDKFAHTRFEPLGWTDHPQIRYAKSIVDYIFRWLALKFLPKEDQAAIGFNSNTLDTFVMEDKHVLPEKSAKIDTTSDAPPCKECGSLMVRSGTCYVCRSCGSTSGCA; encoded by the coding sequence ATGCAAGTAGAAACAGTACCGCAGAATGGTCTCAAGATTCCTAGAATGTTTACCAAACCGGGAGAGGGCCCTTTTACAGGGATAGAATGGGAGAAGAGGAGTTCTATGATCAAGAATCCAGATGGAAGCACGGTCTTCCAGATGTCGAATGTTGAAGTTCCAAAGTTCTGGTCGCAGGTGGCAACCGATGTTCTGGCCCAGAAATATTTTCGCAAGACCGGAGTTCCTCAACTAGATTCGCACGGCAAGCCTGTGATGAAGGAGGGTAAGCCTGTACTTGGAGCAGAGACTTCTGCTAAACAGATCGTAAGGCGGCTAGCGGGCTGCTGGCGTTATTGGGGCGAAAGGTACCGCTACTTTGCATCGGCTGAAGATGCGCAATCGTTTGAAGATGAAATTGCCTATATGCTTATTCGCCAGTTTGCTGCTCCGAACAGCCCCCAGTGGTTCAATACAGGTTTGCATTGGGCTTATGGTATTACAGGGCCCGCGCAAGGACATTATTATGTTGACCCAGATAGCAAAGAATTGAAAGAGTCGCAGGACGCTTACAGCAGGCCGCAAGTTCATGCGTGCTTCATACAGAGCGTGAAAGACGACCTTGTAAACGAAGGAGGTATCATGGACCTCTGGACAAAGGAGGCAAGAATCTTCAAGTACGGTTCAGGTACTGGTTCTAACTTTTCAAATCTGAGGGGTAAGGGCGAAAAGCTCTCCGGAGGGGGAATATCTTCTGGAGTGATGTCGTTCCTCAAAATCGGAGACGCGACTGCAGGTTCAATAAAGTCAGGAGGGACTACAAGGAGGGCTGCAAAGATGGTCATTCTTGACATAGATCATCCTGAAATTGAAGATTTCATCGACTGGAAGCACAAGGAAGAGCAGAAAGCTAGGATATTGATCGCTGGAGGCTTACCAGCAGATTATGAGGGAGAAGCTTATCAGACAGTTTCAGGGCAAAACTCGAACAATTCGGTAAGAGTGCCAAACTCATTCATGCAGGCAGTGATCGACGATGGCAACTGGGAGCTGATTTGGAGGACCGACAGATCGGTTGCAAAGACAGTAAAAGCAACATATCTATGGGGCAAGATAGGGCAGGCGGCTTGGGCATGTGCAGATCCTGGTCTGCAGTTTGATGACATAATCAACGAATGGCATACATGTCCTTCTTCGGGAAGGCAGAGGGCGAGCAACCCGTGTAGCGAATACATGTTCCTAGATGATACTGCATGTAATTTAGCTTCGTTAAACCTGATGAAATTCTATAACGTAGAGACTAGGAAGTTTGAGGTAGAACCATTCAAGCATGCGGCAAGGCTCTGGACTATTGTGTTGGAGATCAGTGTGTTGATGTCCCAAGCTCCCAGCAGAGATATTGCACTGGGAACTTACAACTTTAGGACTCTAGGATTAGGATATACGAACCTTGGCACGTTGTTGATGATGCAGGGGATACCGTACGATAGCGATGAGGGGAGATCTATATGCGCAGCTGTCACTTCATTGATGACTGGGGAATCGTATGCGACATCTGCGGAGCTGGCAAAGTTCCTCGGGCCTTTTGCAGAGTTCGAAAAGAACAGGGAGCACATGCTCAGAGTGATAAGAAACCATAGAAGGGCAGCTTACAATGCAGATGCTGCAGAATATGAGGGGCTGACTATCACTCCCCCAAAGTTCGATTCGCACACAGTGCAGCAGGATCTTATAAGTGGGGCTCTTGATTCGTGGGATAGAGCTCTTGAACTAGGGCGCAAGCACGGCTATAGAAATGCGCAGACTACTCTCATTGCTCCCACGGGGACCATAAGTCTGGTAATGGACTGCGACACTACAGGGATAGAACCGGAATTCGCAGTTGTCAAGTTCAAGAAACTTGCAGGAGGAGGTTACTTTAAAATCATCAACCGCTCTATATCGCCAGCGCTGAAGAATTTGGGCTACAACGACCTTGAGATAAGAGACGTTATTACATATGTGATGGGGCGCAACGGCTTCAGAGGAGCGCCGTACATAAACGACATAACGCTGATACAGAAAGGCCTTACGCCACAGGACCTGGCCAAGATCGAGGCTATACTCCCAACAATATTCGACCTCAGACATGCTTTCAGCGTACATTATCTGGGTAAAGAAACTCTTGAAAGATTGGGCTTCACATCGGCTCAATATAATGATTCTAAAATCGATATGCTGAAGGGCATGGGCTTCTCCGAGGAGGAAATCAGAGCTGCAGACGAGTATGTTTGCGGGACACAAACTCTTGAAGGAGCGCCGCATCTGAAAGAAGGACACTATGCAGTATTCGACTGCGCAAACAAGTGCGGAAAGATAGGAAGGAGGTTCATACCTTGGAGCGGCCATCTCAAGATGATGGCGGCTGCACAACCATTCCTTTCTGGTAGTATAAGCAAGACGATCAACATGCCCAATGACGCTGCTGTCGAGGATGTTGAGGATGCTTACATGGAAGCTTGGAAGTTGATGCTGAAGAGTATTGCAATATACAGAGATGGTAGCAAAGCCTCCCAACCGTTGTCATCCAAATCCGCTACAGCAGTTGAACTTAGGAAGCCAGTTCGACGAAGGCTCCCTGATGAAAGAAAGAGCATTACACATAAGTTCAAGGTAGGGGATCAAGAGGGTTATATCACCGCAGGCTTATACGAAGATGGAACTCCCGGAGAGATATTCGTCAAAATTGCAAAAGAAGGTTCAGCACTTGCAGGGCTCATGGACGCTCTTTCCATTGGAGTTTCTATCGGCTTGCAATACGGAGTGCCGTTGAATGTCTATGTCGACAAATTTGCACACACAAGGTTCGAGCCTCTGGGCTGGACTGACCATCCCCAGATCAGGTATGCAAAATCCATAGTGGATTACATATTTCGCTGGCTAGCACTAAAGTTCCTTCCTAAAGAGGACCAAGCGGCCATAGGTTTCAATTCGAACACACTTGATACCTTTGTCATGGAGGACAAGCATGTTCTTCCAGAGAAATCTGCAAAGATAGATACTACCTCCGATGCTCCTCCGTGCAAAGAATGCGGGTCATTGATGGTTAGAAGCGGTACCTGCTATGTCTGCCGGAGCTGCGGCTCCACAAGTGGTTGCGCCTAA
- a CDS encoding ArsR family transcriptional regulator, translating into MSSSAKRVRNIYSVIASSNRLEVLRILNSKGPLSYSELKTLSGFKSKKESGKFAYHLRKLVRNMIVSLNRSERRYQVTNLGRLILNLTREIEEQSIIESGKLFVRTSKQTMEEFNPDKILQSLVKEAGMPLELAQKITSEAESRLYKFQTSYLTSPLIREIVNAILIEHGHQVYRDKLTRLGLPVYDITELINKTAKGTEGLESLTAHTARAIFSEYLLLDQLPRDVADAHLSGDIHISNVGSWGLMPDTVFIDLSLTPSSGVDLGGKMFSYPRISAPSKITDALSSVCLLASLLTREVSEEVSMDNFLGYVAKYAEGRSQDELADFVAQTFRMMSSASVDGVSKPIVSIRMSVQEEDKPEPAKVQKAKKAIFGAYKDYVQVVPIPRVKLIVNLEEGNIGEDIRAASEIAKLGGFVAISANGSSNAYSGICKSLNSQTVSNKGTSVLHSLAVNLPRLAYESNKDETYFRAKLAMKLQTAIGALMARKAIIEDISRKGLLQTLAKTSAISPTEPIPLIVNMTGLAESITSITGEKPHTKSGKALAEKVVETATKIAKQKGDELGADFGISVVSDDSGAKFATPDAERFGRGIVVTQSKGAYSQVPQIEANDLLNDELIDAMETYRRFDGGHAFILKVDKVPTAEKTAEIVKIAMKNLDYVKLGLMLSVCRACGKKFSGEINRCTNCKSSSILTIPTH; encoded by the coding sequence ATGTCTTCTTCAGCTAAAAGAGTTAGAAATATTTACTCTGTCATAGCATCGTCCAACAGGCTCGAAGTTCTAAGAATATTAAATTCAAAAGGTCCTTTGAGCTATTCCGAACTGAAGACTCTGTCAGGTTTCAAGTCAAAGAAAGAATCTGGAAAGTTTGCCTATCATCTAAGAAAACTTGTCAGGAACATGATCGTTTCCCTGAACAGGTCGGAGAGGAGATACCAAGTTACAAATCTTGGAAGGCTGATCTTGAACCTAACTAGGGAGATCGAGGAGCAGAGCATCATAGAAAGCGGGAAATTATTCGTTAGGACTTCGAAGCAGACTATGGAGGAGTTCAACCCGGACAAGATCCTGCAGTCTCTGGTAAAAGAAGCTGGCATGCCGCTGGAGCTGGCTCAGAAGATCACGAGCGAAGCAGAATCCAGATTGTACAAGTTTCAAACTTCATATCTGACATCTCCTCTGATAAGGGAGATCGTCAATGCCATTTTGATTGAACATGGCCATCAAGTCTATAGAGACAAGCTGACAAGATTAGGGCTGCCCGTTTATGACATTACCGAACTGATCAACAAGACCGCAAAAGGCACTGAAGGGTTGGAGTCATTAACTGCACATACTGCAAGGGCAATATTCTCCGAATATCTGTTATTGGATCAACTGCCAAGAGATGTTGCAGATGCACATCTCTCTGGAGACATTCATATTTCTAATGTTGGCTCTTGGGGCCTAATGCCCGATACCGTCTTCATCGATCTTTCTCTGACTCCTTCATCCGGAGTTGACCTTGGAGGTAAGATGTTCAGCTACCCAAGAATATCTGCACCATCAAAGATTACAGATGCTCTGTCGTCAGTATGCTTGCTGGCATCGCTTCTGACAAGAGAAGTTTCGGAGGAGGTTTCGATGGACAACTTTCTCGGTTACGTCGCTAAATATGCTGAAGGAAGGTCGCAGGATGAACTTGCGGATTTTGTTGCTCAGACATTCAGAATGATGTCCAGCGCATCTGTTGACGGGGTTTCAAAGCCGATAGTTTCAATACGAATGTCGGTGCAGGAGGAGGATAAGCCAGAGCCTGCGAAGGTCCAGAAGGCGAAAAAGGCTATCTTTGGAGCTTACAAGGACTACGTACAAGTAGTGCCGATACCCAGAGTGAAACTAATTGTCAATCTGGAAGAGGGGAATATCGGTGAGGATATTAGGGCAGCCTCAGAAATTGCAAAACTTGGAGGATTTGTAGCAATTTCTGCAAACGGCTCATCCAATGCATATTCGGGCATTTGCAAGTCGCTAAATTCACAGACAGTATCTAATAAGGGGACATCAGTACTCCATTCTCTTGCTGTAAATCTGCCAAGGCTTGCATACGAATCAAACAAAGACGAAACGTACTTCAGGGCAAAACTTGCAATGAAGCTGCAAACAGCTATAGGGGCTTTGATGGCAAGAAAAGCCATAATCGAGGATATCTCACGCAAGGGTTTGTTGCAGACCCTTGCAAAGACCTCTGCAATCTCACCTACGGAACCAATACCACTAATCGTAAACATGACAGGTCTTGCAGAATCTATCACAAGCATAACCGGAGAAAAGCCTCACACAAAATCAGGTAAAGCTCTCGCAGAAAAGGTCGTGGAAACTGCGACAAAGATCGCAAAGCAGAAGGGCGACGAGCTGGGTGCAGATTTTGGTATATCTGTAGTTAGCGACGATTCGGGTGCAAAGTTTGCTACTCCTGATGCGGAAAGGTTTGGAAGAGGAATAGTTGTAACCCAGAGCAAGGGTGCGTACTCACAGGTTCCACAAATTGAGGCGAACGACCTGCTAAATGATGAACTGATAGACGCTATGGAAACTTATCGCAGGTTTGACGGAGGGCACGCCTTCATACTGAAGGTCGACAAGGTGCCAACCGCAGAAAAGACTGCAGAAATTGTAAAGATCGCAATGAAGAATTTGGATTATGTAAAACTTGGTTTGATGCTTAGTGTATGCAGGGCTTGCGGCAAAAAGTTCAGCGGAGAAATCAATCGATGTACAAACTGCAAGTCAAGTTCCATCTTGACAATTCCGACGCATTAG
- the nth gene encoding endonuclease III has translation MPSESLNKIIHRLRRLYPPIKTSLYYKNPFELLIATILSAQCTDARVNVVTKTLFKRFRTPEDFSSADSKELETIVRPTGYYHSKARYVKEASKIIKSFGSRVPDTMEGLLQLPGVGRKTANIILAVAYGKNEGIAVDTHVKRLAKRLGLTLNDNPDKIEKDLMVITPKALWNKLAILLILHGRNVCHARKPRCAGCVLNDVCPSAFSF, from the coding sequence ATGCCATCAGAAAGTCTGAATAAAATAATCCATAGGCTCAGACGATTGTATCCTCCAATAAAGACCTCTCTGTATTATAAAAATCCATTTGAACTGTTGATTGCAACGATACTTTCGGCTCAATGCACAGATGCACGCGTCAATGTAGTTACAAAAACGCTCTTCAAAAGATTCAGGACTCCAGAGGATTTTTCTTCTGCAGACTCCAAGGAACTTGAAACTATCGTTCGTCCCACTGGCTACTACCACAGCAAGGCCAGATATGTCAAGGAAGCCTCTAAGATCATCAAATCGTTCGGTTCAAGGGTTCCCGATACCATGGAAGGATTATTACAATTGCCCGGTGTAGGCAGGAAGACTGCTAATATCATACTAGCTGTTGCTTATGGCAAGAATGAAGGGATAGCTGTAGATACACATGTTAAGCGTTTAGCCAAAAGGTTAGGCTTGACGCTGAACGACAATCCCGATAAGATCGAGAAGGATTTGATGGTCATAACGCCCAAAGCTCTCTGGAATAAGCTTGCAATCCTCCTGATACTGCACGGTAGAAATGTGTGCCATGCAAGGAAGCCCAGATGTGCTGGATGTGTATTGAATGATGTCTGTCCGTCAGCCTTTTCCTTCTAG
- a CDS encoding nucleotidyltransferase: MHIAALVMAGGKGSRLGIGEKPLLEVAGKPMIQHVIDALKACKEVGRVIVAVSSNTPKTALTAKNLGAEIVETGGSGYVEDLLYAVKQLELRETLVVSADMPCIKPETFSFIIAQFASCSKAALSIMIPVSEYRRIGIEPEIIFKVRGIEVSPTGVNILDGGAMNGSELEQANLIVSHAETLINVNTPKDLAVAEQILSLNLF; the protein is encoded by the coding sequence ATGCACATTGCAGCGCTTGTAATGGCTGGAGGTAAGGGTAGCAGGCTTGGAATAGGAGAGAAACCGCTGTTAGAGGTGGCTGGAAAGCCAATGATACAACATGTAATTGATGCCCTTAAGGCCTGCAAGGAGGTTGGAAGGGTGATAGTTGCCGTTTCCAGCAATACACCAAAGACCGCCTTGACCGCTAAGAATCTTGGTGCGGAAATAGTTGAAACTGGAGGTTCTGGTTATGTGGAAGATTTGCTGTATGCGGTAAAACAACTTGAGTTAAGAGAAACGTTAGTAGTATCTGCTGACATGCCGTGCATAAAACCTGAAACCTTCAGCTTTATCATCGCTCAGTTTGCGAGCTGCTCAAAGGCAGCACTTTCCATCATGATACCCGTTTCTGAATACAGAAGGATCGGGATTGAGCCAGAAATCATCTTCAAGGTTAGAGGGATCGAGGTTTCGCCTACAGGAGTAAACATCTTGGACGGAGGTGCAATGAACGGTTCTGAACTTGAGCAAGCGAATCTCATTGTCAGCCATGCTGAAACTTTGATCAATGTCAATACACCAAAAGATTTAGCTGTTGCCGAGCAGATACTCTCTCTAAATCTCTTTTGA
- the cobS gene encoding adenosylcobinamide-GDP ribazoletransferase has protein sequence MENTVIYLTALRSIKALVAFFTVIPIKSDQKTLAGAANYMPLVPLIGAAIGLLAGIVFGIFRSLFPTMIAGILVFGFLLYITGLHHTDGLIDFGDGLMYKGSAKEKIAAMHDKNTGAGGFALGFIILAATALSISNLGSLRYLQDLIVVETSAKFAMVALAWTGKSAATGMNVPFIEKMHDDKRTVRLVSSLAISITIAVLSIGLGGMLVVLVGFFTALALMWISKRNFRGVTGDVFGATNDISRLTSLLAVLAIS, from the coding sequence ATTGAAAATACGGTGATATATTTGACAGCTTTAAGAAGCATAAAGGCTCTGGTCGCATTTTTCACCGTGATTCCTATCAAATCAGATCAAAAAACTCTTGCTGGGGCGGCTAACTACATGCCCCTTGTTCCTTTGATAGGTGCAGCTATTGGGCTTCTGGCTGGAATCGTGTTCGGAATATTTCGTTCGTTGTTTCCAACAATGATAGCGGGAATTCTTGTGTTCGGTTTTCTGCTTTACATTACTGGCCTGCACCATACAGACGGCCTGATAGACTTTGGAGATGGACTGATGTACAAAGGTTCTGCCAAGGAGAAGATAGCAGCAATGCACGACAAGAATACAGGTGCAGGAGGCTTTGCTCTGGGTTTCATCATACTGGCTGCAACTGCTCTTAGCATTTCAAATCTTGGTTCTCTGCGTTATCTCCAAGACCTTATTGTTGTAGAAACATCGGCTAAGTTTGCAATGGTAGCCCTAGCATGGACAGGTAAATCTGCTGCTACAGGGATGAATGTTCCCTTCATAGAAAAGATGCATGATGATAAGAGAACTGTGCGTCTGGTTTCTTCCCTTGCGATTTCTATTACCATAGCAGTTCTTTCGATAGGCCTTGGAGGAATGTTGGTAGTGCTAGTAGGTTTCTTTACGGCCCTAGCCCTGATGTGGATTTCAAAGAGAAACTTTAGAGGTGTGACAGGAGATGTATTTGGAGCCACTAACGATATCTCCCGCCTGACATCTCTTCTTGCTGTGCTGGCGATAAGCTGA